The Fusobacterium periodonticum 1_1_41FAA genomic sequence GTGAGTTGAACCACACTTTACATTTATATTTCTTCCATTGGGAGCATCATTTATAACAACAAGTTCTGCTCTTAAATCTAAGAACACATCTTTTGCAGCTCTATATGCAGCTCCATTAGCTGTATCAAGTACTATTTTTATATCCTTGAAGTTACCTTTTACACAGTGAGATAAATAATCTCTGTATAGGAAGTATTCATCTTCGGCATACTTAAACTTACCAACCTTATCCCCTGGTAAAGGATCAACTAAAATAGAATTTAAATCGTCCATATAGTCTTCTATTTTATTTTCTATTTCATCAGAAAATTTAAAACCATTTGAATTAAAGATTTTAATTCCATTATCTTTTGCTGGGTTGTGTGAAGCTGAAATCATAATACCTGCTTTAGCTTTCTTTAACTTAGTTATATAAGCTACCCCTGGTGTAGGAATAACTCCAACGAAGTCTATATATATTCCCATTGATGTAAGCCCTGCTGTTAAAGCTGATCTTAACATATAACCAGATATTCTTGTGTCACTTCCCATAACAACTTTTATTTTTTCTTCATTTTTATAAGCGTTTTTTAGGTAATATCCAAGAGCATAACCAAGTCTTAATGCTTTTTCAACAGTTAATTCTTTGTTTGCTTCCCCTCTAATACCATCTGTTCCAAAATATCTACCCATAAATACCTCTCCTTATTTATTTTATTTATTTCTTTTTAAATTTAATCTTGTTGCTATAATCCCTGTTACTAAACCCATAATAACTCCTAAACCTAGAAAAAAGATAATAAAAATTATTATAGACTTGCTATTTAAAGATATATTTCTAAACATTAGAAAATAAACTACTGTCAACTGTAAAAGATTATGCATAAATGCTGAAATACAACTAATAGATAACAGTGATAAATACTTTCTAAATTTGTATAAAAAGATCATAAATAATGTACTTACTAGTCCTGCACTAAAGCTTATGATAAAATTTGGTGTAAATAGAGTTCC encodes the following:
- a CDS encoding Gx transporter family protein, which translates into the protein MIKKEYREEIYLIALVLLGLYLSLIENIIPKPFPWMKIGLSNISVLIALEKFNSKMALQTILLRVFIQALMLGTLFTPNFIISFSAGLVSTLFMIFLYKFRKYLSLLSISCISAFMHNLLQLTVVYFLMFRNISLNSKSIIIFIIFFLGLGVIMGLVTGIIATRLNLKRNK